One region of Parambassis ranga chromosome 12, fParRan2.1, whole genome shotgun sequence genomic DNA includes:
- the uqcr10 gene encoding cytochrome b-c1 complex subunit 9 has protein sequence MSLAKSVYHLLFRRTSTFAVTIMVGAVLFERVFDQAGDTIFEQMNRGKLWKHIKHNYENKDE, from the exons ATGTCGCTGGCAAAGTCTGTCTACCATCTTCTCTTCAGGAGAACGTCAACTTTTGCTGTAACCATCATGGTTGGAGCAGTTCTCTTTGAACGAGTATTTGACCAAGCCGGTGACACGATTTTTGAGCAAATGAATCGCGGG AAATTATGgaaacacatcaaacacaatTACGAGAACAAAGACGAATAA
- the gal3st1b gene encoding galactosylceramide sulfotransferase: MMSGIKRMTCTAVTRRLIPWFILSNIMLVLYCLTSPSQEKTRSSQAATCPLSTAKSFSKSLTKSPSEECSPKVNVMFMKTHKTASSTILNILFRFGEKHKLRFAFPDGRNDFFYPSPFLCSQVKDYRPGDCFNIVCNHMRFDHQEVAKLLPADAVYITILRNPVDLFESSFHYYHKAVPLTWRISGENKLVEFLNDPQAFYRADAYNSFYLKNLLFFDFGFENNLEANDPRVMSNIQNLSKHFDLVLIAEYFEESLILLKDLLCWSMKDILYFKLNARRSSSVSRLDSGLRAKALQWNGADWTLYQHFNATFWARVEAYGRERMAEEVKLLRRMNTEMTAICIEGGAAVEAQDIQDRHFLPWQPVGETSILGYNLKKDIDSEHMRVCEKMLTPEIQYLSDLGVSLWLTRLWGWLKDTIY, from the exons ATGATGTCTGGCATCAAAAGAATGACGTGCACAGCTGTAACACGAAGGCTAATCCCTTGGTTTATATTGTCAAATATCATGCTGGTGCTGTACTGCTTGACAAGCCCAAGCCAAGAAAAGACCAG GAGCTCCCAAGCAGCCACGTGTCCTCTCAGCACTGCAAAGTCATTCAGCAAAAGTTTGACAAAATCCCCTTCAGAGGAGTGCTCCCCCAAGGTGAATGTCATGTTCATGAAGACCCATAAAACTGCAAGCAGCACCATCCTCAACATCCTCTTCAGGTTTGGAGAAAAGCACAAGCTCAGGTTTGCATTCCCAGATGGACGCAATGACTTCTTCTATCCATCGCCTTTCCTGTGCTCCCAGGTGAAGGACTACAGACCTGGAGACTGTTTTAACATCGTCTGTAACCACATGCGCTTTGACCATCAAGAGGTAGCCAAGCTGCTGCCTGCAGATGCTGTGTATATCACCATTTTGCGTAACCCGGTGGATCTCTTTGAGTCATCTTTTCATTATTACCACAAAGCAGTTCCTCTCACATGGAGGATTAGTGGAGAGAACAAGCTGGTGGAGTTTCTGAACGACCCCCAGGCCTTCTACAGAGCAGACGCTTACAACTCATTCTACCTCAAAAATCTGCTTTTCTTTGACTTTGGTTTTGAGAACAACCTTGAGGCTAATGATCCTCGTGTGATGTCAAATATCCAGAACTTATCAAAACATTTTGATCTGGTACTCATAGCTGAATATTTTGAAGAATCTCTTATCCTGCTGAAGGATCTACTGTGCTGGAGCATGAAGGATATCCTCTACTTTAAGCTTAACGCTCGCAGGAGCTCATCTGTGTCTCGCTTGGACTCTGGGTTGAGAGCCAAAGCTTTACAGTGGAATGGGGCCGACTGGACACTCTATCAGCACTTCAATGCTACTTTCTGGGCCAGAGTGGAGGCTTATGGAAGAGAAAGGATGGCGGAGGAGGTAAAGCTGCTTAGGAGAATGAACACTGAAATGACGGCCATCTGCAttgaaggtggagctgcagtTGAAGCCCAGGACATTCAGGACAGACATTTTCTGCCCTGGCAGCCAGTTGGAGAGACTTCCATCCTAGGTTACAACCTGAAGAAAGATATTGATTCTGAACACATGAGAGTTTGTGAGAAAATGCTCACACCAGAAATACAGTACTTATCAGATTTGGGCGTAAGCCTGTGGCTTACCAGACTATGGGGCTGGTTAAAAGATACTATTTACTAA
- the prodha gene encoding proline dehydrogenase 1, mitochondrial gives MSYTKFVAALVRVNTGKIRISPARCRSTVASTKSEEEKEMDGCAVVEAAPVELISQTKNNANTMLSKIHIDFDNTEEAYKSKGNIELLRSLLVFKLCTFDFLVEKNKEIMELSKKVLGQWMFEKMMKMTFYGQFVAGEDHESIKPLIQKNQAFGVGAVLDYSVEEDLTQEEAEKKEMDSCVSVAEKESPGADHREKKYKAHRQFGDRRGGVISARTYFYADEAKCDKQMETFINCITASGGASSDGFSAIKLTALGRPQFLLEFSEVLVKWRRFFNFLAAQQGKSEMVVLEQKLELEQLKKSLTELGIGAQDDIENWFTGEKLGLSGTIDMLDWNSLINDTTKISDLLMVPNLQTGQLEPLLNKFTAEEERQMKRMLQRVDILAKHAMENGVRLMVDAEQTYFQPAISRLTLEMQRKFNRNKPVIFNTYQCYLKEAYDNVTLDVELSRREGWYFGAKLVRGAYMYQERARAKEIGYEDPINPDYEATNRMYHKCLDYVLEEIEHNRKANVMVATHNEDTVKFTLNKMNDMGLSPTENKVYFGQLLGMCDQISFPLGQAGFPVYKYVPYGPVNEVIPYLSRRAQENRGFMKGSQRERTLLWRELKRRVFGGQIFYTPVY, from the exons ATGTCCTACACCAAGTTCGTAGCAGCCCTTGTCAGGGTGAACACCGGCAAAATACGCATTTCACCTGCAAGATGTCGGTCAACGGTCGCATCCACCAAGAgcgaggaagaaaaagagatggATGGCTGCGCTGTGGTGGAAGCTGCGCCGGTAGAACTCATCAGTCAGACCAAAAATAATGCCAACACAATGCTGAGTAAAATTCACATCGACTTCGACAACACAGAGGAAGCCTACAAAAGCAAGGGTAACATCGAACTGCTCCGGAGTCTGCTGGTTTTTAAGCTGTGTACGTTTGACTTTCTTGTTGAAAAGAACAAAGAG ATAATGGAGCTGAGCAAGAAGGTGCTTGGTCAGTGGATGTTTGAGAAGATGATGAAAATGACCTTCTATGGTCAGTTTGTGGCAGGAGAAGACCACGAATCCATCAAACCTTTGATCCAGAAGAACCAAGCTTTTGGTGTTGGAGCGGTTTTAGACTACAGCGTGGAAGAGGACCTGACACAAGAGGAGGCGGAGAAGAAGGAAATGGA TTCGTGTGTTTCTGTGGCAGAGAAGGAAAGTCCAG GTGCGGATCATCGTGAGAAGAAGTACAAGGCCCACCGTCAGTTTGGAGACAGACGCGGTGGCGTGATCAGTGCTCGCACATACTTCTATGCAGATGAGGCCAAATGTGACAAACAAATGGAGACATTCATAAACTGCATTACAGCCTCTG GTGGAGCCTCATCTGATGGATTTTCTGCTATCAAACTGACTGCACTGGGGCGCCCACAGTTCCTT CTGGAGTTTTCCGAGGTCCTGGTCAAGTGGAGACGGTTCTTTAACTTCCTCGCTGCACAACAAGGAAAATCTGAAATGGTGGTTTTGGAACAAAAACTGGAACTGGAGCAACTTAAG AAAAGTTTGACTGAGTTGGGTATCGGAGCCCAAGACGACATTGAGAACTGGTTCACTGGAGAAAAGCTGGGATTGTCAGG AACGATAGATATGCTGGACTGGAACAGTTTGATAAATGATACAACAAAAATCTCTGACCTACTCATGGTGCCAAACCTTCAG ACAGGCCAGCTGGAGCCGTTGTTAAACAAATTCACTGCTGAAGAGGAGAGGCAGATGAAGAGAATGCTGCAGAGAGTGGACATTCTGGCTAAG CATGCCATGGAGAATGGAGTCCGGCTGATGGTGGATGCAGAGCAGACGTACTTCCAACCAGCTATTAGTCGACTGACCCTGGAGATGCAGAGGAAGTTCAACAGAAATAAGCCAGTGATTTTTAACACGTACCAGTGTTATCTTAAG GAAGCGTATGACAATGTAACGTTGGATGTTGAGCTGTCTCGACGTGAGGGCTGGTACTTTGGAGCCAAACTTGTTCGTGGAGCCTACATGTACCAAGAGAGGGCCAGGGCCAAGGAGATTGGCTATGAAGATCCAATAAACCCTGACTATGAGGCCACTAATAGGATGTATCACAA GTGTTTGGATTACGTGCTGGAGGAAATCGAACACAACAGGAAAGCAAACGTCATGGTTGCTACTCACAACGAGGACACAGTGAAGTTCACCCTCAATAA GATGAATGACATGGGTCTTTCACCTACTGAGAATAAAGTTTACTTTGGACAGCTGCTGGGCATGTGTGACCAGATCAGCTTCCCATTGG GTCAAGCCGGTTTCCCAGTCTACAAGTACGTCCCATACGGCCCAGTCAACGAGGTTATTCCATATCTGTCCCGTCGTGCTCAAGAGAACCGTGGCTTCATGAAGGGCTCCCAGAGAGAGCGCACCCTGctgtggagggagctgaagCGCAGAGTGTTCGGTGGTCAGATTTTCTACACACCAGTATACTAA